The Hymenobacter sp. GOD-10R genome includes a window with the following:
- a CDS encoding DUF92 domain-containing protein: MNNILHVGAVVLILGAGMFYSVRAGKLTVAGACTGGVLGVLIFLGAGYTGLAMLGVFFLLGSTASGWHVEEKRRAGLAEENKGRRTTSQALANGGVAGILGLLSWLFPAYSPVFQLMIAGSFASATADTMASELGNVYGRRYYNILTLKPDTRGLDGVISLEGTLLGLAGSFIIAVVYSLGFGWSRAFGWLLLAGTVGNLADSVLGATLERKHWLSNDAVNSLNTLVGALVAALLWNLAR; this comes from the coding sequence GGGGGCGGGCATGTTCTACAGCGTGCGGGCCGGCAAGCTCACGGTGGCGGGCGCCTGCACTGGTGGCGTGTTGGGCGTGCTGATCTTTTTAGGGGCGGGTTATACGGGTTTGGCGATGCTCGGCGTGTTCTTTCTACTTGGGTCGACAGCATCGGGGTGGCATGTGGAGGAGAAGCGCCGGGCGGGGCTGGCTGAAGAAAACAAGGGCCGGCGCACTACTAGTCAAGCGTTGGCTAATGGTGGCGTAGCAGGAATTCTAGGCTTACTAAGTTGGCTTTTTCCCGCCTATTCTCCAGTGTTTCAACTGATGATAGCCGGCAGCTTTGCCTCAGCTACAGCCGACACTATGGCCTCGGAGCTAGGTAATGTGTACGGCCGACGTTACTACAATATCCTCACCCTGAAGCCCGATACGCGCGGACTAGATGGTGTAATCAGCCTTGAAGGCACGCTGCTGGGGCTAGCGGGCAGCTTTATTATTGCTGTGGTGTATAGCCTAGGTTTCGGGTGGAGCAGGGCATTTGGCTGGCTATTGCTAGCGGGCACGGTAGGCAACCTAGCCGACTCGGTGCTGGGTGCCACGCTGGAGCGCAAGCACTGGCTTTCGAATGATGCCGTCAACTCGCTTAACACGCTAGTCGGGGCGCTGGTGGCCGCATTGCTGTGGAACCTAGCTAGGTAG